The window aaaagcagttacttgtgtgaaagcacatgttgtgcagattaaagtttgataaaaccatgattccctagagaaaagttgGGCCACaaaatgagggggggggggggggtatataggaatagagaaaaatcctCTTACAGGTAAAACAACAAATGGGGCGTGGTATTTACCCAAAATAAATATGCAGATAAAAGTTggcagattttaaatttttttagcaaaagctactgtacttagttgtcaagatattttgattttgatcagAGCTAAGGCAATTATTGCTttggtgagcgatgtggcccctgggcctcttgttaattttgtgttttaaatgtaagaaaaaaataaaatgaatattaatataattatatgagaTGATTTATTTCCCAAAGCATGACCAAAACATTAGTCACTTAGCTTTTAGCTTTGATCGTGGGTTCACTGCAATACTggatgaataatgaaaataaagtacTCTCTAAGGAAAACtctctatttatttatttgaacttATTTCACTGTTCACCCGGTACGTAACcttaatgtaaatttttcatCACGACATGTAATTGATTCGTTCTTTTTTGTAATACACCTTAAGAGTTCACACGActaaatatatgattatataattttttttatatattgctaCACTGTAgctaaataaatacatgtaaacatctTGAGGTGAATACATTTTAACCAATTAACCCTTCCTCATTATTTTACCTCAAAAATGAACAAGGAACTTTTTTACAAAGTTAACAATCATTTTCCGATGAACTATTGATGAAAGTACGTTAGAGACATTTCCACGAATGGTACTGTACGAAGCTAACAACAGATGGGAGATACCTGCTGATTTGTAAATCTATGGTGACGAACATAAATCGACAAAACGTGTCTATTGTATGAAGGcttattaattttattcatcTTCATTCATTAAAGGCATAAGGTTACAAACCAAAGCTAAGTTCCCCGTAAATGGATCTAAAATTCGTCAACATTGTGTCAAGTTTAACAATTAAAACGAAccaaattattgtttgttttattttaatttatcaacTCGTAACttagagaaaaatatttgcaaatgtagaaCATACAAGGTCGAACAAGGAAGAATTGtttaaaagcatttaaattACTATTTGTTGCACTTATAAGATTTCCAAACGGATATTAAGATATGctaatatttgttgaatatatCTAACTAATTAGTTTGTTGCTGAGTAGAGAAAATGTCTAATCATTATGGCTGTCATCACCCatgcaatatgtttttattacatattatcaataattttttatcaactGCTAACACCTTTATCAGGGTTTGTCAATTTGACTCActcttgtttacaaattttcaataccattatcgatttttataaaatgcattgcaCGAAAAGGGGCTGCTTACATGATGAGATTTAATTCTTAACACAAATACAAGTAATGTACTATTCTGCTTGACCCTGGTAATTTGTTTTATCTCGAGTGATGCGTAAATATTTCGGGCACTGAGATTGCTTTAACATATCATGAAGTATATCATTATTTCACATTTCAAACCCTaacggtaaataaaaaaatcaatgtaatatgACTGTCAATGGCAaaagttaaaattcaaaacatgttAACGAAGTTACTAAAGATATTtagttttagattttaaaagaaagttcTATCAAGATAGTGCATATTCTTGCTGGATAATAGACCTACGCTGATAAAGTAACTATTTACTCTGCTTGagaattttttgaattttttcagatGGAACATGCAAGATTGCAAGGCTTATTGCTTAAAGTATGGCCTGTTTTTAAGAAACTTTACATTGGTAACTTTCAGAACTTTTGAAGCACAATATTTTGcaacaattgtacatgtattacaatttaatcaatttaaagacgacatattgtttttcaaatcattttatcaTCGAATATGGAACGTAAATACAcaagtatataaaaatattgatatcaaGATTCTGTTcattatgtatattttgatcCTTTATACATTAGACTTAAACTAGTAAACTATGAACGATGCTTTAATAAAATGAGCATTGCTTACCAGTCAAATTTGACCGGTCCTTATGTGAAAAGATTAAACCTCATTTCTGCGTGTGGAAAACCTAAATACTTTatggtaaaataaaatacactcAAACCGAAACCTTTCATCAACAAAACAATAGACCAGCGGGTTGGTCGCGTTGCTAAGGAAGTAACCACGAAGAAACACAGGTGTGAGCATGCCCAGTCTGGTCTGTAAGTACAGGTATGTGGAAGGTCGGGTGGCACGAATTATCAAGATGATCAGGTTTGGTAGATATCCGGCATAAGACACAGCCGTTGCAATCAAAAACATGAACGTAATCCGTCGCGTTCGATCCAGCCTGTCTTTACCGGGAAATTTCGATTTATTTGCTGGCTGTTCCAGGGGTTTTAATGTTGATATGTTTTTCACCGAATAAATGCTAGATTCTTCTTCGTGAATCTGATGCAAATCGCCTGCATCCGGTTTATCCAATACTTTATTTTCAATGTCTCTGTCTAGTGTCTTCTGAATATCTTTGAACTGAGCTGACTGACGAAACTTCATTTGGTTGTATAAACTCTTTCCTATAAATGAGTAAGCGACAATACACAGAATAAACATGCCCGTGCTAATCAGTAACAACACAAAAGAATATACCTGGAAGAACGATTGCTGGGTCTCGCTGGCTCCAACAGTACAATCTGTTCCCGAAAGATTCGgaatatctgtaaattttaGCGTCACGTCATACAAATAAATAGAAGCTGTTGACAGAAATATTGAAATTCCAACAGTGACCATGCAGGCGATCTTTGTCTCTCCTTCAGACATCTGTCTTTTAAACGGACAACACGCTTTTCTATACCTCTCCACAGCTATTAGGCACAGCATCAGTCCTGATGCGATACTGACCACATGATTTAAAAATCGAAAGCATTTACACGCGACAACCGAGTCAAACGTATACCCTTGTCTTATGTCTACGATTTCAAACGGCACACAGACTGCACACGCAACAAAGTCAATGGCGGCCAGCCGTACGACGAACACCCGGTGGTTAGAGGGTTTGTACCTGACTTGGTAGACAATGAAAGCATGTCCATTACCAATCGTTCCCACAACACATAGGAAGATTAAGTAAACCACAACAGCAACATCGTCTCTGAGAAATTCCTCTAATTCAAACTGTTCGATTAATAGCTCTGAATAGTTGGAGTTTCTCACGCTGGTGTTGGATGGTCCGGCCATTCTTGGATCGTTCCTAGTAAATAAATTTTCTATGAAGAATTACCTTTTATAAAAGCATTGTTTTCTACCTTACTTTTTCGAAATGGGCTTATTTCtttcaattcaaaataaatttcctTGTGGACgattaaaaatatgttaaaactaTTAAAACTATTACGAAACTTAATATCAAAGTTGTCCCCTTAATGAATTTCCCGGAACGTGGGTGGTGTATTTAACATACGTAAGTTGTAAAAATTAGTCGTATTGGAAGGCATTAAAGTCTAACGATTGGTATTCCATTTGTCTGCACGGCCTGGTTTGTTAAAGGACGGACGATATCCAAAAAATAAGctatcaatgcttaaatatataCAACATCAATATTGAATTGCCATCATAATGATCCTTTCTCAAGTGTTTCCTACTTTGGTGCCATTTATTATGCCGTTaggccttttttaaaaaataaggattACGTCGGATGAGATTAAAATGTATGTATGATAAGCATctaaaaattctaaatcaagAATCGGACGGAAGTCTTCCTCAGTGATGTAATGTTCCTGCTATTcactttttatatattctaataTAAGTAAACCTGTCACGATCGATACATAAAATTCAGTTGGATTTAATTTCCTGttgaaagtgtgaaaacaaatAGAAACATATAGTACGTGTACATGTAATctgagatttttttaaaaatgtaattttacgtcattttcaTACGTCATTTGAAGCTATTTCCGACTAGCAGAAGACTTTTTACGACaagaacatgtttttaaaaacgcCCAAAAAAGTGACGTCAGCTGACCGCACGGAACAGCGCGCCACCATAAAATTGTGTCGACTGGGGTAAAACACCAATATAAACAGAACAAACGATGGAGGAAACAGGAAAAACATCGAAACAGTTCGAGTTTACTTATCCACAAGTGGCACAAGCGATATATTGATGGAGTATGCGTTTGTACTCTTACTTAACGGTAAATGCGGCATATCACTCAGGTAAACCCAGGACTACGACGTTATGGAAACGTCATTATAACTCAACGTTAGACTGGGCCGTGCGGCTTGTTTAGGcaatatatataatgataatttttatacatatacatttttatactctatattgaaatattattaatacTTTCCTGATAATGGTGCcgttaatttgaataaaattacacGTGTTTAAACTTTATGGACAGCCCTCGTAAGTTtgtggttgttgtttttttttagtttttttgtttttgtttttttgttttggttcggggggggggggggggattgagGGATCtacttgttttgttttctttgtcttTATCGTTctgttttctttcaattttcatAGAAGATAGAGAAGGTAAAGAGTGAAGGTTGCAAATTCAATAAAAC is drawn from Crassostrea angulata isolate pt1a10 chromosome 5, ASM2561291v2, whole genome shotgun sequence and contains these coding sequences:
- the LOC128185848 gene encoding neuropeptide FF receptor 1-like, coding for MAGPSNTSVRNSNYSELLIEQFELEEFLRDDVAVVVYLIFLCVVGTIGNGHAFIVYQVRYKPSNHRVFVVRLAAIDFVACAVCVPFEIVDIRQGYTFDSVVACKCFRFLNHVVSIASGLMLCLIAVERYRKACCPFKRQMSEGETKIACMVTVGISIFLSTASIYLYDVTLKFTDIPNLSGTDCTVGASETQQSFFQERVYTTK